Proteins encoded in a region of the Flavobacteriaceae bacterium HL-DH10 genome:
- a CDS encoding SDR family oxidoreductase: protein MLNTFSLEGKTALVTGCKRGIGKAMAIGLAEAGANIIGVSASLELSGSAVEKEVQSKGKKFSAYQCDFSNRKSLYKFIEAVKKDHPQIDILVNNAGTILRTPAAEHPDEMWDKVIEVNQNAQFILTREIGKEMVKRGHGKIIFTASLLTFQGGITVPGYAASKGAIGQLTMAFANEWASKGVNVNAIAPGYIATDNTEALRNDPVRSESILSRIPAGRWGKPEDFAGPTVFLASEAASYMNGAIVLVDGGWMGR, encoded by the coding sequence ATTTTAAATACATTCAGTTTAGAGGGAAAAACAGCTTTAGTAACAGGTTGCAAAAGAGGCATCGGTAAAGCCATGGCAATAGGTTTGGCTGAGGCTGGTGCAAATATTATTGGTGTTTCGGCATCGTTGGAATTATCAGGTAGTGCTGTTGAAAAGGAAGTACAATCCAAAGGTAAAAAGTTCAGTGCCTACCAATGTGATTTCAGCAACAGAAAATCGCTTTATAAATTCATTGAGGCCGTAAAGAAAGACCATCCGCAAATAGATATTTTAGTCAACAATGCGGGGACTATCTTAAGAACACCAGCCGCAGAACATCCTGACGAGATGTGGGACAAAGTGATTGAGGTCAATCAAAATGCACAATTCATCCTCACAAGGGAAATTGGAAAAGAAATGGTTAAAAGAGGACATGGTAAAATTATTTTCACAGCTTCTTTGTTAACCTTTCAAGGCGGTATTACGGTTCCTGGATATGCAGCAAGCAAAGGCGCTATCGGACAGTTAACTATGGCCTTTGCCAACGAATGGGCCAGTAAAGGCGTCAATGTAAACGCTATTGCGCCTGGGTACATTGCTACCGATAACACTGAAGCATTAAGAAACGACCCCGTGCGATCAGAATCTATATTGTCGCGCATTCCTGCTGGAAGATGGGGCAAGCCCGAAGATTTTGCTGGGCCAACCGTATTTTTAGCTTCAGAAGCAGCAAGTTATATGAACGGGGCTATTGTTCTGGTTGATGGCGGCTGGATGGGCAGGTAA
- a CDS encoding alcohol dehydrogenase catalytic domain-containing protein → MKATQYEGNKTFSIQEKNIEEPAKGEVRIKVAYVGVCGTDVHIYHGMMDKRVKMPETIGHEMSGVIDAVGEGVTGFSVGEKVVVRPLDDRKVKASDKGFNHICEELKFIGIDSPGAMQQYWNVPAFTLHKLKENTDLKLAALIEPLSVAAHDVRLSGLTAGETAVILGGGPIGLLVAMVAKEVGAQVILSEVNPKRIAKAKELGFDAVSPIDVDLVEYVKGKTENRRADVVFEVAGVQPALDIMCEVAGIRGRIVMVAIHGQKKDVDLFKFFWKELKLIGARVYEKEDYEKAIQLITANELPFEQMITDVQPLTNIQQVFENIDNNPDGLKVLMDCQL, encoded by the coding sequence ATGAAAGCAACACAATACGAAGGCAATAAAACCTTCAGCATACAAGAAAAAAACATTGAAGAGCCCGCAAAAGGTGAGGTTAGGATTAAAGTGGCCTATGTGGGCGTTTGTGGCACCGATGTCCATATTTACCATGGCATGATGGACAAACGTGTAAAAATGCCCGAAACCATAGGGCATGAAATGTCTGGCGTTATTGATGCCGTTGGCGAGGGGGTTACTGGTTTTTCTGTAGGTGAAAAAGTAGTGGTACGCCCGTTGGATGACCGAAAAGTAAAGGCTTCAGACAAAGGATTCAACCATATTTGCGAGGAATTAAAGTTTATAGGCATTGACAGCCCAGGAGCCATGCAACAGTATTGGAATGTCCCCGCTTTTACACTACATAAACTTAAAGAAAACACCGATTTAAAATTGGCAGCATTGATAGAGCCTTTATCGGTTGCAGCACACGATGTGCGTTTAAGTGGCTTGACAGCTGGGGAAACCGCCGTAATTTTAGGTGGTGGCCCTATTGGCTTATTGGTTGCCATGGTTGCCAAAGAAGTGGGTGCCCAAGTTATCCTTTCAGAAGTCAACCCAAAACGTATTGCCAAAGCAAAAGAACTTGGTTTTGATGCAGTGAGCCCCATAGATGTGGATTTAGTAGAATATGTAAAAGGAAAAACGGAAAACCGAAGAGCGGATGTGGTTTTTGAAGTTGCTGGCGTGCAACCGGCATTGGATATTATGTGCGAAGTCGCTGGTATTCGTGGAAGAATCGTTATGGTTGCAATTCACGGACAGAAAAAAGATGTGGATCTGTTCAAATTCTTTTGGAAAGAGTTGAAACTGATTGGCGCAAGGGTTTATGAAAAAGAAGATTATGAAAAAGCCATACAACTAATAACTGCCAATGAATTGCCATTTGAACAAATGATTACCGATGTACAACCCTTGACCAACATTCAACAAGTGTTTGAAAACATCGATAATAATCCAGATGGGTTAAAGGTGTTAATGGATTGTCAGCTTTAA
- a CDS encoding glycoside hydrolase family 2 TIM barrel-domain containing protein, which produces MRKFQILFLAFITCLGCNHSDAQKKSSQKTDFNLNWNFYLSQENEAIASIPDNQYKTVNLPHDWIIEQAFDSTLVNDAHATGYLPSKGYGYYKKSFDLKVSENEVVYILFDGIYNNSEVYINGIKLGFHPYGYSPFYYDLTPHLNKNGKNNIVSVKIDHTRYADSRWYTGAGIYRNVKLITANKLHVPVWGTFVTTPKVSKAIATVQLDIKVNNDFSSEEAISVKTQIFDADNNNVAQTTNTLKINGNTSKEIQQNIEIENPKLWDITNPNLYKAVTSIIKNDEVVDTHQTNFGIRTIKFDADTGFFLNGVNMKIKGVCLHHDGGLVGAAVPKGVWKRRLQILKDGGTNAIRVSHNPASTQFLDLCDEMGLLVQDELFDEWDNPKDKRFNQNESKSTDYITRGYGEHFQEWAQKDLKNVILSHRNHPSIFQWSIGNEIEWTYPRNAAATGFFNNMDWKGNYFWSEPPHTTEEIKRQLETLPKGKYDIGETAQKLSKWVKELDTTRPVTANLILPSASHLSGYTDALDVVGYSYRRVLYDYGHENYPDKPIMGTENLAQYHEWKAIMERPFISGTFLWTGIDYMGEIRDPWPVRVQPSGLLDTAGFKKGSYYMMQSLWTDAPMIHIATQNIEKSLNKIDESGTIVAKDPKKWEHSLWEWQDVNAHWNYNENDMISVEIYSNCDEIELFLNDKSLGKKRLSDFEDHIYKWGVPFKAGKLVAKGIKDGQKIIYEITTARKAAKIKLTCEEKTIEANHYDVAHITMQLTDGDGNPVKTDDRLITFEIKGSAKILGVDNGWKKSVETFQSNKSTTHNGKTLLIIQASDTPEDITITASAEGIEKQNITISIK; this is translated from the coding sequence ATGAGAAAATTTCAAATTTTATTTTTAGCATTCATAACATGTTTGGGCTGTAATCATTCTGATGCACAAAAAAAAAGTAGTCAAAAAACAGATTTCAACCTAAATTGGAACTTCTATTTATCCCAAGAAAATGAAGCTATTGCCTCCATTCCGGATAATCAATACAAAACCGTAAACCTGCCCCACGATTGGATTATTGAGCAAGCCTTTGATTCCACATTGGTCAATGATGCCCATGCCACAGGGTATTTGCCCAGCAAAGGTTATGGTTATTACAAAAAATCATTCGATTTGAAGGTCAGTGAAAATGAAGTTGTTTACATCCTTTTTGATGGTATTTACAATAATTCTGAAGTCTATATAAATGGCATAAAACTAGGGTTTCATCCGTATGGCTACTCTCCTTTTTATTATGATTTAACGCCACACTTAAACAAAAACGGGAAAAACAATATTGTTTCCGTAAAAATAGACCACACCCGCTATGCCGATAGCCGTTGGTACACGGGCGCGGGCATCTACCGAAATGTAAAATTGATTACAGCCAATAAACTGCACGTACCTGTTTGGGGCACCTTTGTAACCACGCCCAAGGTTTCTAAGGCAATAGCGACGGTTCAATTGGATATCAAAGTCAATAACGATTTTTCTTCAGAAGAAGCCATCAGCGTTAAAACCCAAATTTTTGATGCAGATAATAATAACGTTGCCCAAACAACAAATACATTAAAAATAAACGGAAACACATCCAAAGAGATTCAGCAAAACATAGAAATTGAAAATCCGAAACTATGGGATATTACCAATCCAAATCTTTATAAAGCGGTAACCTCCATTATAAAAAACGATGAAGTTGTTGATACCCATCAAACCAATTTTGGCATTAGAACCATAAAATTTGATGCCGATACAGGCTTCTTTTTGAATGGAGTCAATATGAAAATTAAAGGTGTTTGTTTACATCATGACGGCGGTTTAGTAGGAGCAGCGGTGCCAAAAGGCGTTTGGAAACGCAGATTACAAATTTTAAAAGATGGCGGCACCAATGCCATTAGAGTATCGCACAATCCCGCATCGACCCAGTTTTTGGATTTATGTGATGAAATGGGCCTTTTGGTACAAGATGAATTGTTTGACGAATGGGACAACCCAAAGGACAAACGTTTCAACCAAAACGAATCCAAAAGCACCGATTACATCACCCGAGGCTATGGCGAACATTTTCAAGAATGGGCGCAAAAAGACCTTAAAAATGTGATTTTAAGCCATAGAAACCATCCGTCTATCTTCCAGTGGAGCATCGGGAATGAAATTGAATGGACCTACCCCAGAAATGCGGCAGCCACCGGATTTTTCAATAATATGGACTGGAAAGGCAACTATTTCTGGTCAGAACCACCGCATACCACAGAAGAAATTAAACGCCAATTGGAAACCCTTCCAAAGGGAAAATATGATATTGGCGAAACCGCCCAAAAACTTTCAAAATGGGTAAAAGAATTGGACACTACCAGGCCCGTTACCGCCAATTTAATCTTGCCTTCGGCGAGCCATTTATCGGGTTACACCGATGCTTTGGATGTGGTGGGCTACAGTTACAGACGGGTTTTATATGATTATGGACACGAAAACTACCCCGATAAACCCATTATGGGCACCGAAAATTTAGCCCAGTACCATGAATGGAAAGCCATTATGGAACGCCCATTTATATCAGGGACTTTTTTATGGACCGGCATTGATTATATGGGAGAAATCAGGGATCCATGGCCGGTGCGTGTGCAGCCTTCGGGACTTCTTGATACCGCTGGCTTCAAAAAAGGCTCCTATTATATGATGCAATCGCTTTGGACGGATGCTCCAATGATTCATATCGCCACCCAAAACATTGAAAAATCGCTTAACAAAATTGATGAAAGCGGCACCATCGTGGCCAAAGACCCAAAAAAATGGGAACATTCGCTTTGGGAATGGCAAGATGTGAATGCCCATTGGAATTACAATGAAAACGACATGATTTCAGTTGAAATCTATTCAAACTGCGATGAAATTGAATTGTTTTTGAATGACAAATCACTCGGAAAAAAGAGGCTTTCCGATTTTGAAGACCACATTTACAAATGGGGCGTACCGTTTAAAGCTGGCAAGTTAGTAGCTAAAGGCATCAAAGATGGTCAAAAAATAATTTATGAAATCACCACAGCCAGAAAAGCTGCAAAAATCAAATTGACTTGCGAAGAAAAAACAATAGAAGCCAATCATTATGATGTTGCCCATATCACCATGCAACTTACCGATGGTGATGGAAACCCTGTAAAAACAGATGATCGATTGATCACCTTTGAAATTAAAGGTTCTGCCAAAATATTGGGCGTTGATAATGGTTGGAAAAAAAGCGTTGAAACATTTCAATCCAACAAAAGCACCACACACAATGGAAAAACCTTGTTAATCATTCAAGCATCCGATACGCCAGAAGACATTACCATAACAGCTTCTGCAGAAGGCATTGAAAAACAAAACATAACAATAAGCATTAAATAA
- a CDS encoding beta-galactosidase: MYLKFISLTVLCFLSFSAMAQPGSEVSHKDNSQLSQDLSGFKWKMKMMLPGEGVKAGLHELPPEDIETLVWNSAEVPGDVYTDLWKIGAIEDPYFGRNSVKAQWVMHYEWWYALQFNVTQDITDQLVRLDFEGVDYACDVWLNGHFLGSHEGAFSGFSFDINKALRTSKKYLASSNILMVRLAPPPQVNAKVAGRKTPWFGDYWRDLNPFGIYRSVKMVYTGKTRIKDVYLRPKIEADNNAKVTLEVEVENTEAFPKEITFISTIQGKNFKSDVISTSFTETIAPGKQTIKKDIFIEDAQLWWPWDLGKPNLYTSKLSLSENKINQDFKETTFGIREVKMAWNPGFTKDEVSFPRTTMINSKKIFIRSACWGGPPDIFTGRTSEEKYRKLIQLAKDANMNNIRIFGWHPSEIPLFYELCNEAGITVWNDIIPLGTGNLSHDEDFIATTIAEGVAVIKERRNNPSLIMMEGGEEMFLRSGDPAFTRNFLEQLGKALQEQVDLPYVPDSPMTDEPSQEAGYKPKEAVHALAYFYNMGHAPMEDWYSKLDFPIVPELAITSVPNIESLKKFIPENELWPPGLSWGHHWADLDRLRAQNFDAFGSEKTGSLQEFVEATQDAQGIIFQLSIEHFRRNKPETSGISLCHFITYWPDMKWGIVDNYQQPKRSYDYVKTAYQPVLINMQFQKRRWLHTDIFKGKIWVVNDFYTEYDDCVANYTITNHSGKILDKDTFNIAKIEENSSKAWFDLKADVLKNIKDNFYVHLELKDKTGEIISKNNYMLLIGDHDKAAKEFKAMGSEIRQRNETYKYSNYNQFFDKLTRENGAEYESQTDTVTARGFKIKTQ, encoded by the coding sequence ATGTATTTAAAATTTATATCATTAACTGTATTGTGCTTTTTGTCATTTTCTGCTATGGCACAACCAGGTTCTGAAGTCTCGCATAAAGACAACAGCCAATTATCGCAAGATTTAAGCGGTTTTAAGTGGAAAATGAAAATGATGCTTCCCGGGGAAGGCGTAAAAGCTGGACTGCATGAACTTCCTCCTGAAGATATTGAAACCTTGGTATGGAATTCCGCCGAAGTCCCTGGAGATGTTTATACAGATCTTTGGAAAATCGGTGCCATTGAAGACCCCTATTTTGGAAGAAACAGCGTAAAAGCGCAATGGGTCATGCACTACGAATGGTGGTATGCGTTACAATTCAATGTTACACAAGACATAACCGATCAGTTGGTACGGTTGGATTTTGAAGGCGTAGATTATGCTTGTGATGTATGGCTGAACGGTCATTTTCTTGGAAGTCATGAAGGGGCTTTTTCAGGATTCTCATTTGATATCAACAAGGCCCTTAGAACCAGTAAAAAATACTTGGCAAGCAGCAATATTTTAATGGTTAGGCTAGCACCACCACCGCAGGTAAACGCCAAAGTAGCAGGCAGAAAAACACCCTGGTTTGGCGATTATTGGCGCGATTTGAATCCGTTTGGTATTTATAGATCCGTAAAAATGGTCTATACAGGAAAAACAAGAATCAAGGACGTGTATTTAAGGCCAAAAATTGAAGCGGACAACAACGCTAAAGTAACGCTTGAAGTGGAAGTGGAAAACACAGAGGCATTTCCAAAAGAAATAACATTCATTTCTACCATTCAAGGGAAAAATTTTAAATCCGATGTTATTTCAACCTCATTTACAGAAACCATAGCACCCGGAAAACAGACCATTAAAAAGGACATTTTTATTGAAGATGCCCAACTGTGGTGGCCTTGGGATTTAGGGAAACCAAATTTATATACTTCAAAACTTTCTTTGTCCGAAAATAAAATAAACCAAGATTTTAAAGAAACAACTTTTGGTATCCGTGAAGTGAAAATGGCATGGAACCCCGGTTTTACAAAAGATGAAGTGAGTTTCCCGAGAACCACCATGATCAATAGCAAAAAAATATTCATCCGTTCGGCTTGTTGGGGCGGGCCACCGGATATTTTTACGGGGCGCACTTCCGAAGAAAAATACCGAAAACTCATCCAATTGGCAAAAGACGCTAACATGAACAATATTCGGATTTTTGGTTGGCACCCCTCAGAAATTCCTTTGTTTTATGAATTGTGCAACGAGGCCGGCATTACCGTTTGGAACGACATCATCCCTTTAGGCACCGGAAATTTATCGCATGACGAAGATTTTATTGCCACCACCATTGCCGAAGGGGTTGCCGTTATTAAGGAACGCCGAAACAATCCCTCATTGATTATGATGGAAGGTGGCGAGGAAATGTTTTTGCGCTCTGGCGACCCAGCATTTACACGAAATTTTTTAGAACAATTGGGAAAAGCATTGCAAGAACAAGTGGATTTACCCTATGTGCCAGATTCCCCCATGACGGATGAACCATCGCAAGAAGCTGGCTATAAACCCAAAGAAGCCGTTCATGCCCTCGCCTATTTTTATAACATGGGGCATGCACCTATGGAAGATTGGTATTCAAAACTGGATTTTCCAATTGTACCAGAATTGGCCATTACCTCGGTGCCAAATATAGAGAGCTTAAAGAAATTCATTCCTGAAAATGAGCTATGGCCACCAGGATTGAGTTGGGGTCACCATTGGGCAGACTTGGACCGATTAAGAGCACAGAATTTTGATGCTTTTGGAAGCGAAAAAACAGGTTCACTTCAAGAATTTGTAGAGGCCACACAAGATGCCCAAGGCATAATTTTTCAACTTTCAATAGAACATTTTAGAAGGAACAAACCTGAAACAAGCGGCATTTCGCTCTGTCATTTTATTACCTATTGGCCCGATATGAAATGGGGCATTGTTGATAATTACCAACAACCTAAACGCTCTTACGATTATGTAAAAACGGCCTATCAGCCTGTTTTAATAAACATGCAATTCCAAAAACGCCGCTGGTTGCACACCGACATTTTTAAGGGTAAAATCTGGGTGGTAAATGATTTTTATACTGAATATGATGATTGTGTTGCCAACTATACCATCACAAACCATAGTGGGAAGATTTTAGACAAAGACACTTTCAACATTGCTAAAATAGAAGAAAATAGCTCTAAAGCATGGTTCGATTTAAAGGCCGATGTATTGAAAAACATAAAAGATAATTTTTATGTGCATTTGGAATTAAAAGACAAAACCGGCGAAATCATTTCAAAAAACAATTATATGTTGTTGATCGGCGACCACGATAAAGCTGCAAAAGAATTCAAAGCCATGGGAAGTGAAATAAGACAACGAAACGAAACATACAAATATTCCAATTACAATCAGTTTTTTGACAAACTAACCCGTGAAAACGGTGCAGAATATGAAAGCCAAACCGATACGGTTACCGCTAGAGGATTTAAAATAAAAACACAATAA